The following are from one region of the Phormidium sp. PBR-2020 genome:
- a CDS encoding tetratricopeptide repeat protein, giving the protein MIGTLLDRRYRIIKILGSGAFGQTYLAADVRRPGLPKCVVKQLSPVKGGIESLQTAKRLFEQEAETLEQLGSHDRIPRLLAYFQEEERLYLVKEYVDGHPLSEEILPGQPLPEAAVAQILWDILQILVFVHQHEVIHRDVKPENIIRRDHDQELILIDFGSVKALSQQIAQDDALRTIAAGTPVYMPIEQFQGNPQYNSDLYSLGAIAIQALTGVSPHNLPKLQDESGTLIWRKRTQVSEDLAAIIDKMVMYSSTKRYQSARAVLDDLAPILERYQTTSEDADALPEDDSLGGAAKSSPSRSWLGWTGGLLLLVLSLSLALWLWQRPREGRAQDFYHRALANVEQGNKDLALQALNRAIYHHPNHIEAHYQRANLQFDLGNLDEAIQDYSRTLELDPNHPNALYNRGLAQIQSGDLDAAMKDFSQMLQLSPNDADAYYQRALISYELGDYSSAIQDYTQAILHNPSSPNAYLNRGLAHSAAGNPTEAIADFTQAVRVDPEHVDAFYSRGRTRFNMGEYRGAQQDYSQVLALEPDHTKALVNRCSVHLNLFDYEAAVADCTRALELAEDDWVAYNNRCIAHYNLGQYEQAIADCSQTIELNPNHAKAFSNRGMAKGALGDLEGAIADYSRAIDLNPNNPVAFSNRGTVYAELGNYQRAMEDHTQALRLNDESPTPYFNRATVRERLRDRSGAIADYERAAQACLDVGRVDCYERALQEIQRLGGR; this is encoded by the coding sequence GTGATCGGAACCCTTTTAGATAGACGCTATCGCATCATTAAGATTTTGGGATCAGGGGCCTTCGGCCAAACCTATCTCGCGGCGGATGTTCGCCGTCCTGGCCTGCCCAAATGTGTGGTTAAACAACTCTCCCCTGTCAAAGGCGGTATCGAATCCCTCCAGACGGCGAAACGGCTGTTTGAACAAGAAGCCGAAACCCTCGAACAACTCGGCAGCCACGATCGCATCCCCCGTCTGTTGGCCTACTTCCAAGAAGAGGAACGGCTCTATCTCGTCAAGGAATATGTCGATGGCCATCCCCTCAGCGAGGAAATCCTCCCGGGACAACCCCTCCCGGAAGCGGCCGTCGCCCAGATTTTATGGGATATTCTGCAAATCCTGGTCTTCGTCCATCAGCATGAAGTCATCCATCGCGATGTGAAACCCGAAAACATCATCCGTCGCGACCATGACCAAGAACTGATCCTGATTGACTTTGGTTCCGTCAAAGCCCTCAGCCAACAAATCGCCCAGGACGATGCCCTGCGAACCATCGCCGCCGGAACCCCGGTCTACATGCCCATTGAGCAGTTTCAGGGCAACCCCCAATATAACAGTGACCTCTATTCCCTCGGGGCGATCGCCATCCAAGCTCTCACCGGCGTCTCCCCCCACAATCTCCCCAAACTGCAAGATGAATCGGGAACCCTAATTTGGCGCAAACGTACCCAAGTCTCAGAGGATCTGGCCGCCATCATCGACAAAATGGTGATGTACTCCTCCACTAAACGGTATCAGTCTGCTCGGGCTGTCTTAGATGATTTGGCCCCCATCTTGGAACGCTATCAAACAACAAGCGAGGATGCAGACGCTCTACCCGAGGACGACTCCCTAGGCGGAGCTGCTAAGTCGTCTCCATCCCGATCTTGGCTCGGTTGGACGGGGGGTCTCCTATTGCTGGTTCTGAGTTTGAGCCTGGCACTGTGGCTATGGCAACGTCCCCGAGAAGGTCGGGCCCAAGACTTTTATCATCGTGCCCTGGCCAATGTCGAACAGGGCAATAAAGACCTTGCTTTACAGGCGTTAAACCGAGCCATCTATCATCATCCGAATCATATCGAAGCCCATTATCAACGGGCCAATCTTCAGTTTGATCTGGGAAATCTCGACGAAGCCATCCAAGACTATAGCCGCACTCTGGAACTAGATCCCAATCATCCTAATGCCCTCTATAACCGAGGCCTCGCTCAAATCCAGTCTGGGGACTTAGACGCGGCGATGAAGGACTTCTCCCAAATGCTGCAATTGTCTCCCAATGATGCTGATGCCTATTATCAACGGGCCCTAATTTCCTATGAGTTGGGGGATTACAGCTCTGCCATTCAAGATTACACGCAAGCCATCCTACATAATCCCAGTTCCCCCAACGCCTATCTCAATCGTGGCTTAGCACACTCTGCCGCCGGAAACCCCACGGAGGCCATCGCCGACTTTACCCAGGCGGTTCGCGTCGATCCTGAGCATGTTGATGCCTTCTACAGTCGGGGCCGGACTCGCTTCAATATGGGGGAATATCGCGGGGCGCAACAGGATTATAGCCAAGTATTGGCCTTAGAGCCGGACCATACGAAAGCTCTGGTAAACCGTTGTAGCGTTCACCTCAATTTATTTGACTATGAGGCGGCGGTGGCGGATTGTACTCGCGCCTTGGAGTTGGCAGAGGATGATTGGGTGGCCTATAACAATCGCTGCATTGCCCACTATAATTTAGGGCAATATGAGCAGGCGATCGCCGATTGCAGCCAAACCATTGAGTTAAACCCAAACCATGCCAAAGCCTTTAGTAATCGCGGCATGGCGAAAGGTGCGTTAGGGGATTTAGAGGGGGCGATCGCCGATTACAGCCGGGCCATTGACTTGAATCCCAATAATCCGGTGGCTTTCAGTAATCGTGGCACGGTCTATGCGGAGTTAGGAAATTATCAACGGGCCATGGAAGACCATACGCAAGCCTTACGGCTCAATGATGAGTCTCCCACCCCTTATTTTAATCGGGCTACGGTGCGCGAGCGGCTTCGGGATCGCTCTGGGGCGATCGCCGATTATGAACGAGCAGCACAAGCCTGTCTGGATGTGGGCCGGGTGGACTGCTACGAGCGGGCCCTCCAGGAGATTCAACGACTCGGAGGACGCTAA
- a CDS encoding sirohydrochlorin chelatase: MTSPAYVLVAHGSRDPRPDQIVAHLANLMGQELGNCPVGTAALDCQPEPLHQQLLNFYQQVQRPLRILPLFLLPGVHVKEDIPSEVAIARSQLPETASLEILPYLGSHEKLCQVLHGQIQAAPPCPAWILMAHGSRRAGGNAPIEALAAQLSQRVGGPVRAAYWSVDPRLEQQLQEDEQAGYDRVGVLPYFLCPGGLTDAIAEKLEAIARPRVILTDTLSQSGDLINILLELCQGTPVSSGV; this comes from the coding sequence ATGACCTCCCCCGCCTATGTACTGGTCGCCCATGGTAGCCGCGATCCTCGCCCCGACCAAATCGTGGCTCATTTGGCCAATCTCATGGGGCAAGAATTAGGAAATTGTCCCGTGGGAACAGCGGCCCTCGACTGTCAACCGGAACCGCTGCACCAACAACTGCTGAACTTTTATCAGCAGGTGCAACGGCCGCTGCGAATTTTGCCCCTGTTTTTGTTGCCGGGGGTTCATGTAAAAGAGGATATTCCCAGTGAAGTGGCGATCGCGCGATCGCAGCTTCCGGAGACGGCGTCCCTAGAGATTCTGCCCTACCTCGGCAGTCATGAGAAACTCTGCCAGGTGCTGCACGGGCAGATCCAGGCGGCCCCCCCATGCCCGGCCTGGATTCTCATGGCCCATGGGAGTCGGCGGGCCGGGGGGAATGCTCCCATCGAGGCCCTGGCGGCACAACTCTCGCAACGAGTTGGCGGCCCAGTTCGCGCCGCCTATTGGTCCGTTGATCCCCGCCTAGAACAGCAACTGCAAGAGGATGAGCAAGCCGGCTATGACCGGGTGGGGGTTTTGCCCTACTTCCTCTGTCCCGGAGGACTCACCGATGCCATTGCCGAGAAACTGGAGGCGATCGCCCGTCCCCGGGTGATTCTGACTGATACCCTCAGCCAAAGTGGCGATCTGATCAATATCCTATTGGAGTTGTGCCAGGGAACCCCGGTCAGTTCAGGAGTCTAA
- a CDS encoding 2Fe-2S iron-sulfur cluster binding domain-containing protein yields the protein MTVQVQFLPDDVTVEAQAGEPLLDVAKRAGLTIPTGCLMGSCHACEVELNGEAICSCITAVPAGMEKITVDLYSDPTW from the coding sequence ATGACTGTGCAAGTACAATTTCTTCCTGACGACGTGACAGTGGAGGCTCAAGCCGGTGAGCCATTGCTGGATGTAGCCAAACGGGCTGGCCTCACGATTCCGACTGGCTGTTTGATGGGATCTTGTCACGCCTGTGAGGTGGAACTCAATGGTGAGGCCATTTGTTCGTGCATTACGGCGGTTCCGGCGGGGATGGAGAAGATCACGGTGGATCTCTATAGCGACCCAACGTGGTAG
- the cobA gene encoding uroporphyrinogen-III C-methyltransferase, whose protein sequence is MGKVYLVGAGPGDPGLLTVKAKTLIECADVVVYDALVSEPILALIAPQAQRIHAGKRRGRHSLLQEQTTELLIDLAQRHAVVVRLKGGDPFVFGRGGEEMEDLLAAGVPVEVVPGVTSGIAAPAYAGIPLTHRQYSSSVTFVTGHEMVDKYRPEVNWEAIAQGSETIVIYMGVRNLPNIVESLLKAGREPETPIALIRWGTRPDQEELLGSLGSIVEQVESTGFEAPAVAVVGAVVNLQPILSQGCPQPLPQSPK, encoded by the coding sequence GTGGGCAAAGTTTATCTCGTCGGAGCCGGCCCCGGAGACCCAGGCTTGCTGACGGTGAAAGCCAAAACCCTTATCGAATGTGCTGACGTAGTGGTCTATGATGCCCTCGTCAGTGAGCCGATCCTGGCCCTAATTGCCCCCCAGGCCCAGAGGATTCATGCCGGGAAGCGTCGCGGCCGTCATTCCCTCCTGCAAGAGCAAACCACAGAACTCCTGATTGACCTGGCCCAACGTCATGCGGTTGTTGTCCGTCTCAAGGGGGGAGATCCCTTTGTCTTTGGTCGTGGGGGTGAGGAAATGGAAGACCTCTTGGCGGCGGGAGTTCCCGTGGAGGTTGTGCCGGGGGTGACCTCGGGGATTGCGGCTCCGGCCTATGCGGGGATTCCCCTAACTCATCGTCAATACAGTTCCTCCGTCACCTTTGTCACCGGCCATGAGATGGTGGACAAATATCGGCCCGAGGTCAACTGGGAGGCGATCGCCCAGGGGTCTGAAACGATTGTCATCTACATGGGAGTGCGCAATCTTCCGAATATCGTCGAGAGTCTTCTCAAGGCTGGACGGGAACCAGAAACCCCCATCGCCTTAATTCGTTGGGGAACTCGCCCTGATCAAGAAGAACTCCTAGGCTCTCTTGGCTCAATCGTCGAACAGGTGGAGAGCACCGGTTTTGAAGCCCCAGCCGTAGCAGTGGTGGGGGCCGTCGTCAACCTGCAACCCATTCTCTCTCAGGGCTGTCCTCAACCTCTGCCTCAATCCCCAAAATAG
- the speD gene encoding adenosylmethionine decarboxylase, protein MKAIGTHLVVDAWESPAELLNDPECIRGALMDAVSVGGATLIDLCVHQFSPHGVTATATLAESHIALHSWPEHGYFAADLFFCGAGNPRKALEFLIQVLQAKQAKITTLTRGFEPMAQTERLTTWTPETEAVPAR, encoded by the coding sequence ATGAAAGCAATCGGAACCCATCTGGTCGTTGATGCCTGGGAATCCCCCGCTGAGTTGCTCAATGACCCGGAGTGTATTCGTGGGGCACTCATGGATGCGGTTTCAGTCGGAGGAGCAACGCTGATTGATTTATGTGTACACCAGTTCAGCCCCCACGGGGTAACTGCGACGGCTACCTTAGCAGAGTCTCATATTGCTCTGCATTCCTGGCCTGAGCATGGCTATTTTGCAGCGGATCTGTTTTTTTGCGGTGCAGGAAATCCCAGAAAAGCTCTGGAATTTCTCATTCAGGTGCTGCAAGCCAAACAGGCGAAGATCACAACGTTAACTCGTGGTTTTGAGCCAATGGCCCAAACGGAGCGGCTAACCACTTGGACTCCTGAAACTGAGGCGGTTCCTGCTCGTTAG
- a CDS encoding site-2 protease family protein produces the protein MDIATETITPIAIVLFAAGILVWGYARARPYGKIGLLSWLQSVSVTAPWLVFFGLLAAGIYINLALELLVIVLSIIVYIGLGRQLRRASQDPKERADLQNLLEKKLKTDKRSDSQDSPFKTGETDSEGSPDSESAPVSSGLDSGGDPSKPVDSRTELPLKPEPRKAALEFPAIPDEDLRQIQGIFGIDTFFCTETIPYQSGAIFKGNLRGEPESSYEMLASRLEGATGDRYRLFLVPDPDGKPVVVILPRDKDPQPLTQGQQLLALGLCIATVVTSLETAGIFLGFDLFSDFSRWSETLPLALGIWAILLIHELGHRVMASRYGVRLSPPFFLPTWQIGSFGAITRFESLMPNRSVLFDVSIAGPLAGGLFSFALLLVGLGWSNAGSLFQIPTEFFRGSVLVGVMAKGLLGQNLNQALVAVHPLVILGWLGLVVNAINLMPAGQLDGGRAVQAIYGRKIAGRTTIATLVVLAIATFANPLALYWAIIILVLQRDLERPSLNEIREPNDARALISLLSLLMMLLTLLPLTPSLALRLGIGG, from the coding sequence ATGGACATCGCGACTGAGACAATCACACCCATTGCAATCGTACTGTTTGCTGCTGGAATTTTGGTATGGGGTTATGCCCGTGCTCGTCCCTACGGCAAAATTGGTTTGCTGTCGTGGTTACAGTCGGTGTCCGTAACGGCCCCCTGGTTGGTCTTTTTTGGCCTCTTGGCAGCCGGAATTTATATCAATCTTGCCTTAGAGCTGCTGGTGATCGTTCTGTCGATTATTGTCTATATCGGCTTGGGGCGGCAACTGCGTCGGGCGTCCCAAGACCCGAAAGAACGGGCTGACTTGCAGAATCTTTTAGAAAAAAAGCTGAAGACGGACAAGCGATCTGACTCCCAAGACTCTCCGTTTAAGACAGGTGAGACTGACTCAGAAGGCTCACCTGACTCCGAGTCAGCCCCAGTCTCGTCCGGATTAGACTCTGGCGGAGACCCGTCAAAGCCGGTGGACTCAAGGACGGAGTTACCGTTGAAGCCGGAACCTCGCAAGGCGGCTTTGGAGTTCCCGGCCATTCCGGATGAGGATTTACGCCAGATTCAAGGCATTTTTGGCATTGATACGTTTTTTTGTACGGAGACGATTCCCTATCAATCCGGTGCGATTTTTAAGGGCAATTTGCGGGGAGAGCCTGAATCGTCCTATGAGATGCTGGCCTCCCGGTTAGAGGGGGCGACGGGCGATCGCTATCGTTTGTTTTTAGTCCCTGATCCTGATGGGAAGCCGGTGGTGGTGATCTTACCTCGGGATAAAGACCCGCAACCTCTGACCCAAGGGCAACAACTTCTGGCCCTAGGACTCTGTATTGCGACGGTGGTGACTTCCCTGGAAACGGCGGGTATCTTTTTGGGCTTTGATTTATTCAGCGATTTTAGCCGCTGGTCGGAAACCTTACCCTTAGCCTTGGGAATTTGGGCTATCCTCTTAATTCACGAACTGGGCCATCGGGTGATGGCTAGTCGCTATGGGGTGCGTTTATCACCGCCGTTTTTTCTGCCTACGTGGCAAATTGGCTCCTTTGGGGCGATTACCCGCTTTGAGTCACTGATGCCGAATCGTTCGGTTTTGTTTGATGTGTCTATCGCCGGACCCCTTGCTGGGGGGCTGTTCTCCTTTGCCCTGTTGCTGGTGGGTTTAGGTTGGTCTAATGCGGGGAGTCTGTTTCAGATTCCGACGGAGTTTTTCCGAGGCTCGGTATTGGTCGGTGTGATGGCTAAGGGCCTGTTGGGGCAAAATCTCAATCAAGCTTTGGTGGCGGTTCATCCGCTGGTGATTTTGGGTTGGCTAGGGTTAGTGGTCAATGCCATTAACCTGATGCCGGCGGGCCAGTTGGATGGGGGACGAGCGGTACAAGCCATTTATGGGCGTAAAATTGCCGGACGAACTACGATTGCGACTTTAGTGGTGTTGGCGATCGCCACCTTTGCTAATCCCTTGGCTTTATATTGGGCCATCATCATTTTGGTCTTACAGCGGGATTTAGAACGCCCTAGTCTCAATGAAATCCGAGAACCTAATGATGCCCGGGCCCTGATCAGTTTGCTGTCACTGTTGATGATGTTATTAACCCTTTTACCGCTGACGCCCAGTTTAGCCTTGCGTTTGGGAATTGGCGGCTAA
- a CDS encoding PAS domain-containing protein — protein sequence MKSSPLSIPWVTLSTGIVLGLAVLFIDRAESRRFQNQNRQSVLQQLNTVRTLLEGQLQTHHALADSLGHQALAESPGPSQPWSALQGQLQENYPAIKEAVWRPMPLPNEAESGILSGPKTESLARLGQIQLQVPIRSPSPETDASALGEVHLIVDLQRLVEESKLGERLSDLDWALRTATPTGNTASLLLGRARVFETTPVTADVRVSETVWQIAGIPAQGWPEYSPLQPWIRTLGTTITVGTMVLLAGGLHRYKRQSEETQAILARLNAQEHQYRCMADSTPVILLQLDRRGVPQFANLYSQNLLGYDFPTLEEMPLAKRLASPGLAGLMEEATQSHTVAVSRVVPIRRRNGEQVWVNWHVCLLGDHSGNSPGLLCIGYDVSDRQGVQSRLLKLQGQLRRLFDLMGDRLVLVNAQGQYCQDSSPEGLLLGSSGLGGSLREIFGEIEAEQVLEAVRRAIAQPPQESCFCLSLENGDGSQGQNASSRCLLVMVFPFLDDCALLLMEDITEQRDLKRRLQSTQQELEDRVRDRAGKLYETNKQLQQEVVERMQIEEALRLSEERERDKAKQLEATIRQLKQTQAQLVQTEKMSSLGQLAAGMAHEINNPVNFIYGNLTPVRDYFNDLLELLHRYQEHYPQPPEAIATWQEEIDMPFLQEDLFKILQSMEVGVERIHAIITSLKNFARLDEMGMKSVNLHEGIDSTLMVLQNRLRGHGKRPDIALVKQYGDIPKVTCYASQINQVLMNVLDNAIDAIQERLKQQADPPPEIHISTRCLGEDRISIILEDNGTGIPDTVQGQVFNPFFTTKVVGQGTGLGLSIAYQVIHETHGGQIHINSQPGQTQFEIQLPHKPPPIHST from the coding sequence ATGAAATCTTCTCCCCTTTCTATCCCTTGGGTGACCCTCTCAACTGGTATTGTGCTGGGGTTGGCAGTTCTTTTCATCGATCGGGCTGAATCCCGTCGCTTCCAGAACCAGAATCGTCAGTCCGTCCTTCAGCAACTCAATACCGTACGAACCCTCCTAGAAGGACAACTCCAAACTCATCACGCCTTGGCCGATTCCCTCGGTCATCAGGCTCTCGCGGAGTCTCCCGGCCCCTCTCAGCCTTGGTCAGCCTTACAGGGGCAACTGCAAGAGAACTATCCGGCCATTAAAGAGGCGGTCTGGAGACCAATGCCGCTCCCTAATGAGGCCGAGTCAGGCATTCTTTCCGGTCCCAAAACTGAGTCCCTTGCCCGTCTGGGGCAGATTCAGTTGCAGGTTCCGATTCGTTCCCCGAGTCCTGAGACGGATGCCTCGGCCTTGGGCGAGGTTCACCTGATTGTCGATTTACAGCGGTTAGTGGAGGAGAGCAAGTTAGGGGAGCGGCTGTCTGATTTGGACTGGGCCCTACGGACGGCGACTCCAACGGGAAATACGGCGTCACTTCTGTTGGGTCGGGCTAGGGTATTTGAGACGACTCCGGTGACGGCCGATGTGCGGGTCTCGGAGACGGTTTGGCAAATTGCGGGGATTCCTGCTCAAGGATGGCCTGAATACTCTCCTCTACAGCCCTGGATTCGGACTCTGGGGACCACGATTACGGTGGGGACAATGGTGTTGCTGGCTGGGGGGCTACATCGCTATAAACGGCAGTCTGAGGAAACCCAGGCCATCTTAGCCCGATTGAATGCTCAGGAGCACCAATACCGCTGTATGGCGGATAGCACGCCGGTGATTCTGCTGCAATTGGATCGGCGGGGGGTTCCTCAGTTTGCCAATCTCTATAGTCAGAACTTGTTGGGCTATGATTTCCCCACCTTGGAGGAAATGCCCCTCGCGAAACGCTTGGCGAGTCCTGGATTGGCGGGGTTAATGGAGGAGGCGACCCAGAGTCACACGGTGGCAGTTTCGCGGGTTGTCCCGATTCGCCGCCGTAATGGGGAACAGGTCTGGGTGAATTGGCATGTGTGTTTGTTGGGGGATCATTCGGGGAACTCTCCGGGGTTGCTCTGTATTGGCTATGATGTGAGCGATCGCCAGGGGGTTCAGAGCCGTTTGCTGAAGCTACAGGGGCAGTTGCGGCGGCTGTTCGACCTGATGGGCGATCGCCTGGTGTTGGTGAATGCTCAGGGCCAGTATTGTCAGGATTCTAGCCCCGAGGGTCTCCTGCTAGGGTCTTCTGGGTTGGGGGGGAGTTTGAGGGAGATTTTTGGGGAGATTGAGGCGGAACAGGTGTTAGAGGCAGTTCGACGGGCGATCGCCCAACCGCCCCAAGAGAGCTGTTTTTGTCTGAGTCTGGAGAATGGGGACGGTTCTCAGGGCCAGAACGCCAGTTCTCGTTGCTTGTTGGTTATGGTGTTTCCATTCCTAGATGATTGTGCCTTATTGTTGATGGAGGATATCACGGAACAACGGGATCTCAAACGCCGCTTGCAAAGCACACAACAGGAGTTGGAAGACCGAGTGCGCGATCGCGCTGGCAAACTGTATGAAACCAATAAACAGCTTCAACAAGAAGTGGTGGAGCGGATGCAGATTGAGGAGGCTTTACGCCTGAGTGAAGAACGCGAACGAGATAAGGCCAAGCAACTCGAAGCCACGATACGACAACTTAAGCAGACTCAGGCTCAATTGGTGCAAACTGAGAAGATGTCCAGTTTAGGGCAGTTAGCCGCCGGCATGGCCCATGAAATCAACAATCCGGTCAACTTTATTTATGGCAATCTGACCCCAGTCCGGGATTATTTTAACGATCTCCTAGAACTGCTGCATCGCTATCAAGAGCATTATCCCCAACCTCCCGAGGCGATCGCCACCTGGCAGGAGGAGATTGATATGCCGTTTCTCCAGGAGGATTTATTTAAGATTCTTCAGTCGATGGAGGTGGGGGTAGAACGGATTCATGCCATTATTACCTCGTTGAAAAATTTTGCCCGCCTCGATGAAATGGGCATGAAATCCGTCAATCTTCATGAGGGGATTGATAGTACCTTAATGGTCTTACAAAATCGCCTTCGCGGTCACGGAAAACGACCGGATATTGCCTTGGTCAAACAGTACGGGGATATTCCCAAGGTGACCTGCTATGCCAGTCAAATCAACCAGGTTTTGATGAATGTCTTGGACAATGCGATCGATGCCATTCAGGAGCGTCTTAAACAACAAGCCGACCCCCCACCTGAAATCCATATTTCCACCCGCTGTCTTGGCGAGGATAGGATATCCATCATCCTAGAAGACAATGGAACTGGGATTCCTGATACAGTTCAAGGGCAAGTCTTTAACCCATTTTTTACGACAAAAGTTGTGGGACAAGGAACGGGACTCGGGTTATCTATTGCCTATCAAGTTATTCATGAAACCCACGGAGGACAAATTCATATCAACTCTCAACCCGGACAGACTCAATTTGAAATTCAACTCCCCCATAAACCACCCCCCATCCATTCAACATGA
- a CDS encoding MBL fold metallo-hydrolase, with translation MELTYLDSNSWLLDFDGCRILLDPWLVGPLVFGNSPWLFKGTRPIERPIPGNVDLILLSQGLPDHAHPPTLEQLPRSLPVVGSAGAAKVARGLGYEDVVALSQRQIYTWGDRLQIQAFPGSPIGPTTVENAYVISDLHTGISLYYEPHGNHSRLLKDLPPIDVAIAPLVNIELPLVGPFIKGKESALELVEWIKPQYILPTAAGGDVNFEGLLVSILKASGTPEEFQDCLRERQLETDVINPVPWTATSLNLSIAI, from the coding sequence ATGGAACTGACCTATCTCGATAGCAACTCTTGGCTGCTGGACTTTGACGGCTGTCGGATTCTCTTAGATCCTTGGCTGGTGGGGCCCTTGGTCTTTGGCAATAGTCCTTGGCTATTTAAGGGGACTCGTCCTATTGAACGGCCGATCCCCGGTAATGTTGATTTGATTTTATTATCTCAGGGATTGCCGGATCATGCCCATCCGCCAACCTTAGAACAACTGCCGCGAAGCTTACCGGTCGTGGGATCGGCGGGTGCAGCTAAGGTGGCGCGGGGGTTAGGCTATGAGGATGTGGTCGCTCTATCCCAGCGGCAGATTTACACCTGGGGCGATCGCCTGCAAATCCAAGCCTTCCCCGGTTCGCCCATTGGCCCCACAACGGTGGAAAATGCCTACGTCATCAGTGATTTACACACAGGAATCTCCCTGTATTACGAGCCACATGGCAATCATAGTCGTTTATTGAAAGATCTACCCCCGATTGACGTGGCGATCGCCCCGTTGGTGAACATTGAACTTCCCCTGGTGGGTCCGTTTATCAAGGGCAAAGAGAGCGCCCTGGAATTGGTGGAATGGATTAAGCCCCAATACATTTTACCGACTGCTGCCGGGGGAGATGTGAATTTTGAGGGGCTATTGGTGTCGATTCTCAAGGCCTCGGGAACCCCAGAAGAGTTCCAAGACTGTTTACGGGAGCGTCAACTAGAAACGGACGTGATTAACCCAGTTCCCTGGACTGCGACGAGCTTAAATCTATCGATTGCCATCTAG
- a CDS encoding RNA polymerase sigma factor SigF, which yields MTIQESRELKHESLELLQQFQKTPSTELRNQLVQLNIGLVRKEVHHWLKQCNETYDDLLQVGCLGLIRAIERFEMSKGHAFSSFAIPYIRGEIQHYLRDRSPSMRVPRQWLTLHRQAKKVIRQLNSELKRTPTDEEIADALDIPVSEWLDIQLALQNRSPLSLDAPVAEAEDQGSSLGATVTDRQYRSFQLAEEDRILLQQGLAKLESGTCKVLEFVFLQDLTQKETADRMGISAVTVSRRVKKGLSTLQRIMQENDR from the coding sequence ATGACGATTCAAGAATCCAGGGAACTAAAACACGAGAGCTTGGAGCTGCTGCAACAGTTCCAGAAGACTCCATCTACCGAACTGCGCAACCAACTGGTTCAACTGAACATCGGGTTGGTCCGTAAAGAGGTTCACCATTGGCTCAAACAATGCAACGAGACCTACGACGACCTCCTCCAGGTTGGCTGCTTAGGTCTGATTCGCGCCATTGAGCGTTTTGAGATGAGTAAAGGTCATGCCTTTAGCTCCTTCGCCATCCCCTACATCCGAGGCGAAATCCAGCATTACTTACGCGATCGCAGTCCCTCAATGCGAGTGCCTCGCCAATGGTTGACGCTACATCGCCAAGCCAAAAAGGTCATCCGCCAGCTCAACAGTGAACTGAAGCGGACGCCCACAGACGAAGAAATTGCCGACGCTCTCGATATTCCCGTGAGCGAATGGCTTGACATCCAACTGGCCCTGCAAAATCGCTCTCCCCTGAGTTTAGATGCCCCCGTCGCCGAAGCCGAGGATCAGGGAAGCTCCCTTGGCGCAACGGTGACCGATCGCCAATATCGCAGTTTCCAACTGGCCGAAGAAGATCGGATTCTCCTACAACAAGGCCTGGCCAAACTCGAATCAGGAACCTGTAAGGTCCTGGAATTTGTCTTCCTGCAAGACCTCACCCAGAAAGAAACCGCTGATCGCATGGGAATCAGTGCCGTCACCGTCTCTCGCCGAGTCAAGAAAGGACTCAGCACCCTGCAACGGATTATGCAGGAGAATGATCGCTAA